A stretch of Roseibium porphyridii DNA encodes these proteins:
- a CDS encoding MlaD family protein: METRANYILIGAFMVATLIGAFGFVYWLAVTAESRQNVELKIVYPGPVTGLPVGGQVLFNGIKVGDVKSLDFAPGDPTKVVATVRINPNTPLHEDTKATLNFTGLTGVAYVDLSGGSSSSPLLLNQESEQVPVIYAERSFFDDIVDGARDVLKRADSTMKTIDDLLKENRPAITEIITNAETFSAALAANSDGVKDFMASIGKASDAFSSLAGRMEGLVDQGERLLAAVPSDKVTAIVDDLTEFSASLGKASKDIDLLMADAQGAAQELENFTKKLNEGLDQVHQVVEAVKPEEVEKVMKGAAALGEVLEKRTGDIEKLIVSTSETMHNVNAIVETIQKQDGAIKEIIEGGRDVVVKVDAIMTRGVEIAAAIDPLQIEEVVNSVSSFTEGMNASLVRVDEILASVDPETVENAVDGVASVIDNFNNQQSQINEIIASTKSTVQNFEAVSATVRGQDDRIAALITDVQAAAERFSTTLETANELLIAVDPEKVANIVGSVETTAAGLANQEDGIPAILESARRAADNVEQMTANLSKRTPDVDQIITDAKQMTATLNSTSVRVESLVEKVSTMVDGDGEGLIKEATLAAQAIRKVAVAFESRADSIAGGLSKFATQGSTDFASALAQLNRTLVSIQRAAESFERSPNRVIFGGEDVPTYSGGRRR, translated from the coding sequence ATGGAAACCCGCGCGAACTACATCCTGATCGGTGCCTTCATGGTGGCCACCCTGATCGGTGCGTTCGGCTTCGTGTACTGGCTCGCCGTAACTGCGGAATCCAGACAGAATGTTGAGTTGAAGATTGTTTATCCCGGTCCCGTGACAGGATTGCCTGTCGGTGGTCAGGTGCTTTTCAACGGCATCAAGGTCGGTGACGTCAAATCCCTCGATTTTGCACCGGGCGACCCAACAAAGGTCGTCGCCACTGTCCGTATCAACCCGAATACTCCGCTGCACGAAGACACCAAGGCAACGTTGAATTTCACGGGTCTTACCGGTGTTGCCTATGTCGACTTGAGCGGTGGGTCGAGTTCTTCGCCATTGCTGCTCAATCAGGAAAGCGAGCAGGTACCGGTGATTTATGCCGAACGCTCCTTCTTCGATGACATCGTCGATGGTGCCCGCGACGTTTTGAAACGTGCGGACTCGACGATGAAAACCATCGACGACCTGTTGAAAGAAAACCGCCCGGCGATAACCGAAATCATCACGAACGCCGAGACATTTTCAGCGGCACTGGCAGCCAATTCCGACGGCGTGAAGGATTTCATGGCCAGTATCGGAAAAGCATCCGATGCCTTCTCAAGTCTCGCCGGTCGCATGGAAGGGCTGGTTGACCAGGGAGAACGGTTGTTGGCCGCCGTGCCCTCCGACAAGGTTACGGCCATTGTTGACGACCTCACGGAGTTTTCCGCCAGCCTCGGCAAAGCCAGCAAGGATATTGACCTGTTGATGGCTGATGCCCAGGGAGCGGCCCAGGAACTGGAAAACTTCACAAAAAAGCTGAACGAAGGCCTGGATCAGGTCCACCAGGTTGTCGAGGCCGTCAAGCCGGAAGAAGTCGAGAAGGTCATGAAGGGTGCGGCCGCACTTGGCGAAGTGCTTGAAAAGCGCACCGGGGACATTGAAAAGCTGATCGTTTCGACCAGCGAGACAATGCACAACGTCAACGCAATCGTCGAAACCATTCAAAAGCAGGATGGTGCCATCAAGGAAATCATCGAAGGCGGACGCGACGTGGTGGTGAAAGTGGATGCCATCATGACACGCGGTGTCGAGATTGCCGCTGCTATTGACCCGCTCCAGATTGAAGAGGTTGTCAATTCCGTGAGTTCCTTCACCGAAGGCATGAATGCGTCTTTGGTGCGTGTTGATGAAATCCTGGCAAGCGTTGACCCGGAAACGGTTGAAAACGCTGTCGACGGTGTGGCCAGCGTGATCGACAATTTCAACAATCAGCAGAGCCAGATCAACGAGATCATCGCTTCCACCAAGTCAACGGTTCAGAATTTTGAAGCCGTCTCTGCGACTGTACGTGGTCAGGATGACCGGATTGCTGCATTGATCACCGATGTGCAGGCTGCTGCAGAGCGCTTTTCCACGACGCTTGAAACCGCAAACGAATTGCTGATTGCAGTGGATCCTGAAAAAGTCGCCAACATCGTCGGTTCCGTCGAGACGACCGCCGCCGGTCTGGCCAATCAGGAAGACGGGATACCGGCGATCCTGGAGAGTGCTCGTCGGGCTGCAGACAATGTCGAACAGATGACCGCCAACCTTTCCAAGCGCACGCCTGATGTTGACCAGATCATCACCGATGCCAAACAGATGACGGCGACTTTGAACTCAACGTCAGTTCGGGTGGAAAGCCTGGTTGAGAAAGTGTCGACAATGGTGGACGGCGATGGTGAAGGCCTCATCAAGGAAGCAACGCTTGCCGCGCAGGCCATCCGGAAAGTGGCCGTGGCGTTTGAAAGCCGGGCTGATTCCATCGCGGGCGGTCTTTCAAAATTCGCCACCCAGGGTTCAACCGACTTTGCCTCCGCACTGGCGCAGCTCAACCGGACGCTGGTTTCCATTCAACGAGCAGCAGAAAGCTTTGAGCGCAGTCCCAACAGGGTGATCTTTGGCGGCGAGGATGTGCCGACCTACTCAGGTGGCCGGCGGCGCTGA
- a CDS encoding ABC-type transport auxiliary lipoprotein family protein translates to MTKATTDISRRRVLGALGLGVLVSGCTSSAPSAFYSIEAADVGGSAGRSSRVQVLVAAPRALKALDTSYIAVVDKGPIYSYFPNSAWADTLPNVVQLKLVETLQNTGRLRGVGLPGDGLLIDYQLQTEIRAFELKVEGANRGVVEISARVVNDRNGRTVATKVFRAETPSGSTSVDKAVEAMNSSADRVFAEMAAWTLRNV, encoded by the coding sequence ATGACAAAGGCAACCACAGACATAAGCCGTAGGCGCGTACTTGGCGCGCTCGGGCTTGGTGTGCTTGTGTCCGGTTGTACAAGCTCTGCACCTTCAGCGTTTTACAGCATCGAGGCTGCTGATGTCGGTGGTTCGGCTGGCCGCTCGAGCAGGGTTCAGGTGCTTGTGGCTGCTCCCAGAGCGCTGAAGGCGCTCGATACAAGTTATATAGCGGTTGTCGACAAGGGACCGATCTACAGCTATTTCCCGAACAGCGCATGGGCTGACACCTTGCCCAATGTGGTCCAGTTGAAACTGGTGGAGACGCTCCAGAATACCGGCCGTCTGCGAGGAGTCGGGCTGCCCGGCGATGGTCTGTTGATCGACTACCAACTGCAGACGGAAATCAGGGCATTTGAACTCAAGGTCGAAGGTGCCAATCGCGGTGTTGTGGAGATTTCGGCCCGGGTGGTGAACGATCGCAATGGACGTACTGTCGCGACCAAGGTTTTCCGCGCGGAGACCCCGTCTGGCAGCACTTCGGTCGACAAGGCTGTTGAAGCCATGAACTCGTCAGCCGATCGCGTTTTTGCAGAGATGGCTGCCTGGACGCTTCGCAACGTGTGA
- a CDS encoding MarR family winged helix-turn-helix transcriptional regulator: protein MKRSRETDADKEGSLTKGPCKDQQQSSEFDLESFFPYQVRVFYADVTRALAAIYQRDYGMMPAEWRIMAILGSATTGLQATEIVTRSSMDKVVVSRAVKRMEERGFLTRETNAADGRSFLLELSFTGREVFQALAPKLKAVERQMLAGLTDQDIADFLRVIDRIKSNLSDPSEGPIT, encoded by the coding sequence ATGAAAAGGTCACGCGAAACTGACGCTGACAAAGAAGGCAGCCTGACGAAAGGTCCCTGCAAAGATCAACAGCAATCTTCAGAGTTCGATCTGGAGAGTTTCTTTCCCTATCAGGTGCGTGTTTTTTATGCCGATGTCACAAGAGCACTGGCAGCAATTTACCAGCGGGACTATGGCATGATGCCCGCTGAGTGGCGGATTATGGCGATCCTCGGTTCCGCGACGACTGGCTTGCAGGCAACAGAAATCGTGACGCGCTCCAGTATGGACAAAGTCGTTGTAAGTCGAGCTGTCAAACGCATGGAAGAACGCGGTTTTCTGACACGTGAAACCAATGCTGCCGATGGCCGAAGTTTTCTGCTTGAGCTTTCCTTTACAGGCAGGGAGGTCTTTCAGGCTCTCGCTCCGAAACTCAAAGCCGTCGAGAGACAGATGCTTGCTGGTTTGACCGATCAGGACATTGCAGATTTCCTGAGAGTGATTGATCGGATCAAGAGCAATCTTTCAGACCCGTCCGAAGGTCCCATCACCTGA
- a CDS encoding antitoxin: MANPTKAKDPAEAALSAVEEALKLDFGGPEAGTAEAAPEASAAADAEPARSQQADNRSSQREERQSRRRGRGGRPPAANDDRRNIGSLIYALQRRPSSAPFWGALALSAVWAALGGSLFMTAFSDKVSSLTDPQVLTSSPEVILAIVGIVVPIIFFFVMAMMIWRAQEMRIVARGMTEVALRLAEPEDMAKESILSVGQAIRREVAAMGDGIERAIARASELEVLVHNEVSSLERSYNDNELKIRGLIEELVSQRESIVMNAERVRETIAGAHEKFSSQLSDTSGELGTTVDQATQRLTDAVNNRVEELTATVDSRIESLGATLNASGNELVDSLTVRAEDYVARLSSTGNELVDNLAETGSTMWETLSTRGNEVNDRFADTANTFVETLSARSTEINDTMTTSSTSVIDTLSSKADEFRLTLETTGNSVGEVITQRGEEINANLSLTSGRLIDTITSRTEELVSTVDTRVNTLDQSLAETGTRVVDSISEKGQAVTDTISIRGAEIVETLSSRSTEVAEILRGTGESIVVDLSLRGGEIASKLDETAGSLTQTISVRGGELAEKLDTISERIYTAISINGAELDERLTARSNEMATMLEQQTVGFRDTLEGVSTQFAASLGEQTGNLTHKLAETGTQLAELIGSRGDRVAGDINQISGKIAETLEVRGLALEEGLSTRLTELESIVTDKGGQLVDAFDTKTLLLSEALDSRLSTLDTTFASRIDTMDASLGNRLTAMDTSLDQRFSTMDATLTDRISTMDASLEQRVGSLDSSLSERIATMDSSLGSHINTLDLTLDQRTAAFEATLEARTQILSDAIENRTTGISEALEEKTRNITDVLADRSDAITLQLGQRIESAGNTLADRAEEIGQNLSTRVDGAATAMADKAELISASMTSGTDRIDETLDARARQISETLISRTKEIAQAFVEGQDEMTSALDNRLAEAGNVLGKQSEQLTESLSERIAEINVSLGAKVFEVAETLDSRATQLETLLNERLESISGTLTGESERARDILTAVISEAGATLSTESTRLRDVVQEAVTAAVQTLADERTKTVEIVDGALNQATEKLTGEGDRMRQIVLGSVGEARGVLAGESQKAADAVTAAMQQATGAMSGESGKIRELVLAAVTDAARAMGAESEKARTLYAGTLAEFTGSLTGESEKVRGELSGLIAEISGNLSAESEQARLTLAKTLEEIRGQMSNEAGMVRARVNSAVAEAADLLVGRGNEVANELLSKATSLNEAFGARSGELAKIVGADGNELINAIETRANDLTGRLSEVHNAILEAITVKGRDVTDTFAHTGLDATRSLVEAGDRIVASINERSDQATTLLTDTKRRLEADVTEILNKIEDSNSNLQTIVSVAGENLTEVEGNLARRAGEFRSAVDRAVQETNSTTSLIGEQVSNLRDVTDTTLADIRNLTGRFTDQSEELTKAARHLEDTNSSVESRVSERRTAIEDVADTLLAKTEAVDTLMRSFTQTLSETLESADDKARDAANMLGAAAEAASKQVAEQFESMRLTAGMEGQKARDAIRSAQDDIISEMTRTVSDASERFNDAAGRMRDVAREVHHELEATRSELKQGVLNLPDEAEESSAALRKVVNEQIRALTELSEIVAKQSNALDISKPQAQAATASAAPAPQPAPQPAPQAAPASFAPIAPASEQRPQQTRPAEPRRQKPAPAASGGSSGKGWVADLLRRASSDDDAGSDTDLSRTPLQTVESLNSLSVDIARAIDHETFIDLWNRYRAGERHVFTRRLYTLQGQQTFDEIRQKYSRDPEFRTAVERYVADFEQLLAQVSRNDRDNMLGQTYLTSDTGKVYTMLAHASGRLD, encoded by the coding sequence ATGGCAAATCCGACAAAGGCGAAAGATCCGGCGGAAGCGGCACTGTCTGCGGTTGAAGAAGCCCTGAAACTCGATTTCGGTGGCCCTGAAGCCGGGACTGCGGAAGCGGCACCTGAGGCGAGCGCAGCAGCTGATGCAGAGCCAGCGCGCAGTCAGCAGGCGGACAACCGGTCATCCCAGCGCGAGGAGCGCCAGTCCCGCAGGCGTGGTCGCGGCGGACGACCGCCGGCAGCCAATGACGATCGTCGGAACATCGGCAGTCTTATCTATGCACTTCAGCGCCGCCCCTCTTCGGCACCGTTCTGGGGCGCTCTCGCCCTGAGTGCCGTGTGGGCAGCGCTCGGCGGCAGTCTCTTCATGACCGCCTTTTCCGACAAGGTCTCTTCGCTCACTGATCCGCAGGTACTAACGTCTTCACCGGAAGTCATCCTGGCCATCGTCGGAATTGTCGTCCCCATTATCTTCTTCTTTGTCATGGCCATGATGATCTGGCGCGCGCAGGAAATGCGCATCGTCGCCCGTGGTATGACCGAAGTCGCCTTGCGCCTTGCTGAACCAGAAGATATGGCGAAGGAATCCATTCTCAGTGTCGGCCAGGCCATCCGCCGCGAAGTAGCGGCCATGGGCGACGGCATCGAAAGGGCGATTGCCCGCGCAAGCGAGCTGGAAGTCCTCGTGCACAATGAGGTTTCCTCACTCGAGCGCTCTTACAATGACAATGAGCTAAAAATCCGCGGCCTGATCGAGGAACTGGTCAGCCAGCGCGAATCCATCGTCATGAATGCCGAGCGCGTTCGTGAAACCATTGCCGGAGCGCATGAGAAATTCTCCTCGCAGCTGTCCGACACATCCGGTGAACTGGGAACAACGGTCGATCAGGCCACTCAACGCCTGACTGACGCAGTCAACAATCGCGTGGAAGAGCTTACCGCGACCGTCGACTCGCGCATTGAATCTCTTGGTGCAACCCTGAATGCCTCCGGCAACGAACTGGTCGACAGCCTGACAGTGCGCGCAGAAGACTATGTTGCCCGCCTGTCCAGCACCGGCAATGAACTGGTCGACAACCTGGCCGAAACCGGCTCCACAATGTGGGAAACGCTCTCGACACGTGGCAACGAAGTCAACGACCGGTTTGCCGATACCGCAAATACGTTTGTTGAGACACTTTCCGCCCGCAGCACCGAAATCAACGACACGATGACCACGTCCAGCACGTCGGTGATCGACACGTTGAGCAGCAAGGCGGACGAGTTCCGGCTTACTCTGGAAACAACCGGCAATTCCGTCGGCGAAGTGATCACCCAACGCGGTGAAGAGATCAACGCAAACCTGTCCCTGACGTCAGGACGCCTGATCGACACAATCACTTCCCGCACTGAAGAGCTGGTGTCCACGGTCGACACACGCGTCAACACGCTCGATCAGTCTCTCGCGGAGACGGGAACCCGGGTCGTCGACAGCATTTCCGAAAAAGGTCAGGCAGTCACCGACACCATTTCCATCCGGGGCGCTGAAATCGTCGAAACGCTGTCCAGCCGCTCAACCGAGGTTGCTGAAATCCTGCGCGGGACAGGCGAAAGCATTGTGGTCGATCTGTCGCTGCGCGGCGGTGAGATTGCATCCAAGCTGGATGAAACGGCCGGTTCTCTCACCCAGACCATTTCCGTTCGCGGTGGTGAATTGGCGGAGAAGCTCGATACGATTTCCGAGCGGATCTACACCGCAATTTCGATCAATGGCGCCGAGCTTGATGAGCGTTTGACCGCTCGCAGCAACGAAATGGCGACCATGCTCGAGCAGCAGACGGTCGGTTTCCGCGACACGCTGGAAGGCGTCTCCACTCAGTTTGCTGCAAGCCTCGGCGAACAGACTGGTAACCTGACACACAAACTGGCTGAAACCGGCACACAGCTGGCTGAACTCATCGGCAGCCGCGGCGACCGCGTGGCAGGTGATATCAACCAGATCAGCGGCAAGATCGCAGAAACACTGGAAGTGCGCGGACTGGCCCTCGAAGAAGGCCTTTCAACACGGCTTACCGAACTGGAATCCATCGTCACCGACAAGGGCGGTCAACTGGTCGACGCGTTCGATACCAAGACGCTTCTTTTGTCCGAAGCGCTCGATTCACGCCTGTCCACACTCGATACGACGTTCGCATCGCGCATCGACACGATGGACGCATCGCTCGGCAATCGCCTCACCGCGATGGACACCTCTCTCGACCAGCGTTTCTCAACCATGGACGCAACGCTCACCGACCGCATCAGCACCATGGATGCATCGTTGGAACAGCGCGTCGGATCTCTGGACAGTTCGCTTAGCGAGCGTATCGCCACGATGGACTCTTCGCTCGGCAGCCATATCAACACGTTGGACCTGACGCTGGATCAGCGCACAGCTGCCTTTGAAGCAACCCTCGAAGCCCGCACCCAGATCCTGTCCGACGCCATCGAGAACCGGACGACCGGGATCAGCGAAGCGCTGGAAGAAAAGACCCGCAACATCACCGACGTTCTGGCGGACCGCTCCGATGCGATCACGTTGCAACTCGGTCAGCGGATCGAATCTGCCGGCAATACGCTTGCCGACCGCGCCGAGGAAATCGGTCAGAACCTGTCGACCCGTGTTGATGGTGCCGCGACGGCAATGGCCGACAAGGCAGAGCTCATTTCGGCTTCAATGACCAGCGGCACCGATCGTATCGATGAAACTCTGGATGCACGTGCGCGTCAGATTTCCGAAACGCTTATTTCCCGCACAAAGGAAATCGCCCAGGCCTTTGTGGAAGGTCAGGACGAAATGACGTCGGCGCTCGACAACAGACTTGCTGAAGCCGGCAACGTCCTTGGCAAGCAGAGTGAACAACTGACGGAGTCCCTTTCTGAGCGCATTGCGGAAATCAACGTTTCGCTCGGTGCCAAGGTGTTCGAAGTTGCTGAAACACTCGACAGCCGCGCAACGCAGCTGGAAACACTCCTCAACGAACGCCTGGAGAGCATCTCGGGCACACTCACTGGAGAAAGTGAGCGTGCACGGGATATCCTGACGGCCGTGATCTCCGAAGCTGGCGCCACCCTGTCCACCGAGAGCACACGTCTGCGCGATGTGGTTCAGGAAGCGGTCACAGCTGCAGTTCAGACACTTGCCGACGAGCGCACGAAAACCGTCGAGATTGTTGACGGCGCCTTGAACCAGGCGACCGAAAAGCTCACCGGCGAAGGCGATCGCATGCGTCAGATCGTTCTGGGCTCCGTTGGCGAAGCGCGCGGTGTGCTGGCCGGCGAGAGCCAAAAAGCAGCTGATGCGGTTACAGCAGCGATGCAGCAGGCGACCGGGGCAATGTCCGGCGAAAGCGGCAAGATCCGCGAGCTGGTTTTGGCCGCAGTTACCGATGCAGCGCGGGCCATGGGCGCCGAGAGCGAAAAAGCCCGCACGCTCTATGCCGGTACGCTGGCCGAATTCACAGGATCCCTCACCGGCGAAAGCGAGAAAGTTCGCGGCGAACTGTCCGGTCTGATTGCCGAAATCTCCGGCAACCTTTCGGCGGAAAGCGAACAGGCACGCCTGACCCTGGCAAAGACACTGGAAGAAATCCGTGGCCAGATGTCGAACGAAGCTGGCATGGTCCGCGCCCGCGTCAACAGCGCGGTTGCGGAAGCCGCCGATCTTCTGGTTGGCCGTGGAAACGAAGTGGCGAACGAGCTGCTGAGCAAGGCCACCAGCTTGAACGAGGCGTTTGGCGCACGTTCCGGCGAGTTGGCCAAGATTGTTGGCGCGGATGGCAACGAGTTGATCAACGCGATCGAAACCCGTGCCAACGACCTCACCGGCCGTCTCTCGGAAGTCCACAACGCCATCCTTGAGGCCATCACCGTCAAGGGTCGCGATGTCACTGACACATTTGCCCACACTGGCCTCGACGCGACCCGGTCGCTCGTCGAAGCAGGTGACCGGATTGTTGCCAGCATCAACGAGCGCAGCGATCAGGCCACGACGCTGCTTACCGACACAAAGCGCAGGCTGGAAGCGGATGTGACCGAGATCCTCAACAAGATCGAGGACTCCAACTCCAACCTCCAGACAATCGTCAGTGTCGCTGGCGAGAACCTGACGGAAGTGGAAGGCAATCTGGCACGTCGTGCAGGCGAGTTCCGCTCCGCCGTCGATCGCGCCGTACAGGAAACCAACTCCACAACATCGCTGATCGGCGAACAGGTTTCCAATCTGCGGGATGTTACAGACACGACCCTTGCCGATATCCGGAACCTGACCGGCCGCTTCACCGACCAGTCAGAAGAACTGACCAAGGCTGCACGTCACCTGGAAGACACAAACAGCTCCGTGGAGAGCCGTGTTTCCGAACGTCGCACAGCCATTGAGGATGTTGCCGACACGTTGCTGGCAAAAACGGAGGCGGTTGATACGCTGATGCGGTCCTTTACGCAGACGCTGTCGGAAACGCTTGAGTCAGCTGACGACAAGGCCCGCGATGCGGCCAACATGCTGGGTGCAGCAGCAGAAGCTGCATCCAAACAGGTTGCCGAGCAGTTTGAATCGATGCGCCTGACGGCAGGTATGGAAGGCCAGAAGGCAAGAGACGCCATCCGGTCGGCTCAGGATGACATCATCTCTGAGATGACCCGCACCGTCAGCGACGCTTCCGAACGCTTCAACGATGCTGCCGGCCGCATGCGTGACGTTGCACGCGAAGTGCATCACGAGCTGGAGGCAACGCGCAGCGAACTCAAACAGGGCGTTCTTAATCTGCCGGATGAAGCGGAAGAGTCTTCTGCAGCCCTCCGCAAGGTGGTCAACGAGCAGATTCGCGCCCTGACCGAGCTTTCAGAGATTGTCGCAAAACAGTCCAATGCTCTGGATATCTCTAAGCCCCAGGCTCAGGCAGCAACGGCGAGTGCGGCCCCCGCCCCGCAACCGGCTCCACAGCCAGCTCCGCAAGCTGCCCCGGCAAGCTTTGCTCCGATAGCGCCTGCAAGCGAGCAGCGCCCGCAGCAAACACGCCCGGCCGAGCCACGCCGTCAAAAACCGGCCCCGGCTGCCAGTGGCGGTTCAAGCGGCAAAGGATGGGTTGCGGATCTCTTGCGCCGTGCCTCGAGTGACGACGATGCCGGCTCTGACACAGACTTGAGCCGGACACCGCTGCAGACTGTTGAAAGTCTCAACTCGCTTTCCGTCGACATTGCACGTGCAATTGACCACGAGACATTCATTGACTTGTGGAACCGCTATCGCGCTGGTGAAAGGCACGTGTTTACACGCCGCCTCTACACCCTTCAGGGCCAGCAGACCTTCGACGAAATTCGTCAGAAGTATTCCCGCGACCCTGAATTCCGGACTGCAGTAGAGCGTTATGTTGCGGATTTCGAGCAATTGCTGGCTCAGGTTTCCCGCAACGACCGTGACAACATGCTAGGCCAGACATACCTGACCTCCGACACCGGCAAGGTCTATACAATGCTGGCACATGCAAGCGGTCGTCTCGACTGA
- a CDS encoding Hpt domain-containing protein, with protein sequence MAPSSMARVAGRVAPEAPIDLVQLATNTLGNRDLEVQVLHLFKSQSCSTLERLAQETEKSVRLDLVHTLKGSARAIGADRVATVCENLEGKMQSTKDAATEGLVAAVDEANKYIRDLLEG encoded by the coding sequence ATGGCCCCTTCATCCATGGCCCGCGTTGCCGGCCGGGTCGCACCGGAAGCACCCATCGATCTGGTGCAACTGGCGACCAACACCCTTGGAAACCGTGATCTGGAAGTCCAGGTTCTGCATCTTTTCAAGTCACAGTCATGTTCCACGCTGGAACGGCTCGCTCAGGAAACGGAAAAGTCGGTTCGCCTCGACCTTGTGCATACCCTTAAAGGATCCGCCCGTGCGATCGGCGCCGATCGCGTTGCCACCGTTTGCGAGAACCTTGAGGGCAAGATGCAATCGACAAAGGATGCAGCCACTGAAGGTCTTGTTGCAGCGGTGGACGAGGCCAACAAGTACATCAGGGATCTGCTGGAAGGGTAG
- a CDS encoding 2Fe-2S iron-sulfur cluster-binding protein, with product MPKITFITADGNRTEVEAAEGSTVMENAIKNMVQGIEAECGGACACATCHVYVDDAWSSKTGSPEPMEEDMLDFAYDVKPTSRLSCQIQVSAELDGLVVHVPERQA from the coding sequence ATGCCAAAGATCACTTTTATCACCGCAGACGGAAACCGGACCGAAGTTGAAGCCGCCGAAGGCTCCACGGTGATGGAAAACGCTATCAAGAATATGGTGCAGGGCATCGAGGCCGAGTGCGGTGGCGCGTGCGCCTGCGCAACCTGCCACGTTTATGTCGATGATGCCTGGTCTTCAAAGACCGGTTCTCCGGAGCCGATGGAAGAGGACATGCTGGACTTTGCGTATGACGTGAAGCCGACTTCGCGCCTTTCCTGCCAGATCCAGGTGTCTGCAGAGCTGGACGGACTGGTTGTCCATGTCCCTGAACGGCAGGCCTGA
- a CDS encoding MFS transporter gives MTYFTQNAHPNEITGWRSPVVLLMIMAGAMQLSFAAWWNLMNNFAVNELDFSGREIGIQQSIREIPGFLSFLAVYLLFVMREQTLAYLSLLLLGFGVAITGYFPTAMGFYITTLIMSIGFHYYETMAQSLSLQWLPKATAAASLGKIISVGAFAQLIAYGLIFIAWKTFDLSFATVFAIAGGLTLIVLAFLVMAYPHFREGVPQHKKLILRKRYWLYYALTFMAGARRQIFTVFAGFLMVERFGYDVHEVAALFLLNGAFNMVLAPKIGKLIVRFGERKALILEYIGLIGVFVCYAFVTNATLAASLYVIDHAFFAIAIAIKTYFQKIGDPADIAPTAGVAFTINHIAAVFIPVLFGFIWLISPAAVFLAGAAMAAISLFLATMIPSNPDEGNEVDFWFRKQSAQPAE, from the coding sequence ATGACCTATTTCACGCAAAATGCCCACCCAAATGAAATCACGGGTTGGCGCTCTCCTGTTGTCTTGTTGATGATCATGGCCGGGGCCATGCAGCTTTCCTTTGCTGCCTGGTGGAACCTGATGAACAATTTTGCGGTCAATGAGCTGGACTTCTCTGGCCGCGAGATCGGAATTCAGCAATCCATCCGCGAGATTCCGGGCTTCCTGAGTTTTTTGGCCGTTTATCTGCTCTTCGTCATGCGCGAGCAAACACTTGCCTATTTATCCTTGCTTTTGCTCGGGTTCGGGGTTGCCATAACCGGCTATTTCCCAACAGCGATGGGCTTTTACATAACCACGCTGATCATGTCGATCGGCTTCCATTATTACGAGACGATGGCACAGTCGCTGTCTCTGCAGTGGCTGCCCAAGGCCACGGCAGCAGCAAGCCTGGGCAAGATAATCTCAGTCGGTGCGTTTGCTCAGCTAATCGCCTATGGCCTGATCTTCATTGCGTGGAAGACATTCGATCTGTCGTTTGCGACCGTCTTCGCAATAGCGGGTGGATTGACCCTTATTGTGCTTGCTTTCCTGGTGATGGCCTACCCGCACTTCCGGGAAGGCGTGCCGCAGCACAAGAAGCTTATTCTGAGAAAAAGGTATTGGCTCTACTACGCCCTCACCTTCATGGCCGGTGCCCGCCGGCAGATTTTTACCGTCTTTGCCGGTTTCCTCATGGTCGAACGTTTCGGCTATGACGTCCACGAAGTGGCTGCTCTGTTTCTGCTCAATGGCGCATTCAACATGGTGCTGGCCCCGAAGATCGGCAAGCTGATTGTACGTTTTGGAGAGCGAAAGGCGCTGATTCTGGAATATATTGGTCTGATCGGGGTCTTTGTCTGCTACGCCTTCGTGACCAACGCGACACTGGCGGCAAGCCTCTACGTGATCGACCATGCGTTCTTTGCGATTGCGATCGCGATCAAGACCTATTTCCAGAAGATCGGTGATCCGGCGGATATTGCCCCGACCGCCGGTGTTGCCTTCACCATCAACCACATTGCAGCGGTGTTCATACCGGTGCTGTTCGGTTTCATCTGGCTCATTTCGCCAGCAGCCGTTTTCCTGGCCGGTGCCGCAATGGCTGCAATCAGCCTGTTCCTGGCCACGATGATCCCGAGCAATCCGGATGAAGGCAATGAGGTCGATTTCTGGTTTCGCAAGCAATCAGCCCAGCCGGCCGAATAA